A window from Mus musculus strain NOD/MrkTac chromosome 11 genomic contig, GRCm38.p6 alternate locus group NOD/MrkTac MMCHR11_NOD_IDD4_2 encodes these proteins:
- the Olfr20 gene encoding olfactory receptor 20, protein MAEGNQTVIFQFLLLGLPIPTEHQQLYYALFLLMYLTTVLGNLIIIILIRLDSHLHTPMYLFLSNLSFSDLCFSSVTMPKLLQNMQSQDSSITYAGCLTQMYFFLLFGDLESFLLVAMAYDRYVAICFPLHYMSIMSPSLCVSLVLLSWVLTTFHAMLHTLLMARLSFCEDNVIPHFFCDMSALLKLSCSDTHVNELVIFVTGGLILVIPFVLILVSYAQIVSSILKVPSARGIRKAFSTCGSHLSVVSLFYGTIIGLYLCPSADNSTVKETVMAMMYTVVTPMLNPFIYSLRNRDMKGALARVICKKKVFFCL, encoded by the coding sequence ATGGCAGAAGGGAACCAAACTGTCATCTTCCAGTTCCTCCTCCTGGGCCTGCCCATCCCCACAGAGCATCAGCAGCTGTACTATGCCCTGTTCCTGCTCATGTACCTCACCACCGTCCTGGGgaacctcatcatcatcatcctcattcGACTGGACTCCCAtctccacacacccatgtacttgtTTCTCAGCAACTTGTCCTTCTCTGATCTCTGCTTTTCCTCTGTCACAATGCCCAAATTGCTGCAGAACATGCAGAGCCAGGACTCATCCATCACCTATGCAGGATGCCTGACACAAATGtactttttcttgctctttggaGACCTTGAGAGCTTCCTCCTTGTGgccatggcctatgaccgctatgtggccatctgcttcCCCCTTCATTACATGAGCATCATGAGCCCCAGCCTCTGTGTGAGTCTGGTGCTGCTGTCCTGGGTGCTGACCACTTTCCATGCCATGCTGCATACCCTGCTCATGGCCAGATTGTCATTCTGTGAGGACAATGTGATCCCCCACTTTTTCTGTGACATGTCTGCTCTGCTGAAGCTGTCCTGCTCTGACACCCACGTTAATGAATTGGTGATATTTGTCACAGGAGGCCTGATCCTTGTCATTCCATTTGTGCTCATCCTTGTGTCCTATGCACAAATTGTGTCCTCCATTCTCAAGGTCCCGTCTGCTCGAGGCATCCGTAAAGCCTTCTCCACCTGTGGGTCCCACCTGTCTGTGGTGTCACTGTTCTATGGGACAATCATTGGTCTGTACTTATGTCCATCAGCTGATAACTCTACTGTGAAGGAAACTGTCATGGCCATGATGTACACAGTGGTGACTCCCATGCTGAACCCCTTCATCTATAGCCTGAGGAACAGAGACATGAAGGGAGCATTGGCCAGAGTTATTTGTAAGAagaaagttttcttctgtctATGA